The following DNA comes from Molothrus ater isolate BHLD 08-10-18 breed brown headed cowbird unplaced genomic scaffold, BPBGC_Mater_1.1 matUn_MA100, whole genome shotgun sequence.
ggggacatccTAAGGGGATGAGGGGACATCTTGAGGGATGAGGGGATGAGAGGACATGGCCTGAAGGGTGAGGGGACATCCTGAAGGGTGAGGGGACATCCTGAGGGGTCAGGGGACATCCTGAGGGGTGAGGGTATGGGGGGACATGGCCTGAGGGTTGAGAGGACGGGGGGGACATCCTGAGGGGtgaggggatggggaaggggggagAGGAGATGAGAACAGCGACAGcgaagggggaaaagggaactgAAAATGAGAGGAATGCGGGagggaaaatggggagaaaacCTTAAAGAAAAGGTGGGTAAGAGTAGGcaaaaaagaggggaaatggGGCAGGAAAGAGAGGGGTGAGGAGACAGAAATCAGTGGGAAAATGTGACAGGAAAGGCTGGAAGAGGTGACAAGAAATGGAGAGCAAAAATAGACAGGAAAGGgagcagaaaaagggaagaggatATGCTGGAAGAAGTGACAGATTGGGGGTGAAAAGGGGACAGAAAATGACATCAGGAAGGGacagaaacagctggaaaaggggaCAAAAATTAGGGCAAGGAGTGGATGGAAAATGACGGGAAGTTGTGAGggggaaaggtggaaaaatgtgagaggaaaaaaggtggggaaatgtgaggggaaaagtggaaaaatagaAGGGAAATGGCATGAAAATGTGAGGGGCGAAAGGCAGGAAAACATGAGGGGGAAGGGTGAGAGAAATTAGGGagaaattagggaaaaaagtagaaaatgtgaggggaaaggggcaAGAAAATGTGAGGAGAAAAGGGCGGGAAAACGTGAGGGGAAAAGAGCGGGAAAACGTGAGGGGAAAAGGGCGGGAAAACGTGAGGGgggaaacagcaggaaaacctgaggggaaaaatataggaaaacatgaggggaaaagggcaggaaaacatGAGGGGAAAAGGTAGGAAAACATGAGGGGAAAAGGTAGGAAaaagtgaggggaaaagggcgggaaaacatgaggggaaaagggcGGGAAAACGTGAGGgggaaaaggatgggaaaatATGAGGGGGAAAGGGTGGGAAAACGtgaggggaagaagagggaaaaaccTGAGAGAATGGGAAGGACATGAGCTGAGAAAGCTGTAGAAAGAAGGTGAAGGGAAAGGGGGGATGAAAAGGGACGAAGTGTAAGGACACAAGACAGAAAAGTGTAAAAAGAGGGTGTTGGTGACTGAAAATGGAGCAAGAGGGGAAAGGACTGAGGGGGAAATGAGGGGCAGAAATGGAAGGGACAGAGGCGGCAGGAACTGGAGGAAGCAGGTGACAGGAATGGGAGGAACCCTAGAGGAAAGAGATAAGGAGGGAGAAAATGGTGAAACGTGACAGAAAATGTGGGGCTGAGGGTGGAAAAAGGGGAATGAAGAGGATGACAAGGTGACAGGAGGGGACAAGCCACTGCccaccatcatcatcctccATGTACCCCTATGTCCCCACCGTGTCCCTCCAGGCTGCAGTGATGGACCCGGACCCACGCAGTGAGGGGTTCTATGGCCAAGACCCCCCAAGACCACCgtgtgtcccagtgtccccccgCCCCAGGGACAAGGTGGTCTCAAGTGTCTCCAAGAGAGGCAGTGgccctgtgtcctgcccagTTCCCCCCTCAGGTCCCTCTGGGGGGACACcacagctggaggtgctgctgaggcaggTGCACAGCCTGAAGAAAGGTGAGTGTGAGGAGCCCTGTGTTCCCCCATGTTCCCATGTCCCACATGTCCTCCTGTGCTCCCTCATGTGACTGccatgtccccctgtgtccctctgtccatcccacCGTGTCCCACAGTCCGTGAGGCCACAACAGAGGAGCTGGTGAAGGCACAAGACTGCAGTGAGGAGTTGCGCCAGGAACTGGAGCAGCGTGGGTCACCTGGGGGGGACACTGAGAGGTTTGGGGGATCCCTAAGGGGTCTGGAGGGGGACACAGAGGTTTGGGGGATCCCTAAGGGTTCTGGAGGGGGACTcagagagggctggggacacacagagaggGGTCTGTGGTGTCGCAGGGTGGTGGGTAGGGACCCTGAGGGGTTTGTGGGGACAGAGGGCTCTGAGCTCgtttccccctccccacagtgcagcagcaaaagcaggcaCTGGAGAGGACCTGGCAGCAGGTGCAGGGTGAgcctggggggtcctggggtcTTTGGGCCgcccccaaaacctcccctgatgtcccctgaACCTCTGACCCCCTTGACCCCCATGATTCCCTGACCCTTGTGGCCCCTCCTGACTCCCCCAGAAGGGGTGGGACCCTGTCACAGAGGGACCCCCTTGGCCCCTGTGACCCCCTGACCCCTGTGACCCCCTGACCCCTGTgaccccctgcccccccccccccccaagagTCACTGCGGAGAGCACAGCTGCAAGGGAAGGAGGTGGAGGCCAAAGGTCAGAGGTGAGTGGGGACACCTGTGACCCTCCCCAACCTCACCTGTGCCCACATGACCTCTGACCCCCTCCCCAAGCACACCTGGTGCCCCCTGACCCCCCACAGGCACTGtgggctctgcctggagcagcagcaggacctggaagggacaaagcagcagtgggagcagctgaAAAACCTGCGCCGGGAAcagaggtggggctgggggacacaggtGGGCTAGGGGTGGCACCAGGTGACCCACACAGGTCATGTGACCACCGTGTCACCCCCCCCCCCTATGTCCCCTCACTCCCAggtggcagcactgccagcagctcgAGGCCATCATGGAGGAGCTCAAGCACCTGCATGTCACTCACGTGAGGCCTGGGCTGGGGTCCCTGACACACCTGGGGGTCCCACACACACCTGGGGGTCCCACCCACACCTGGGTTCCCTGGCACACCCCGGGATCACCCcctcccccctgtccccccacaGGCTCCAGCCCACCTGAAGGCTGAACTGGTGAAGCTGGAGAAGATGAAGGAGAAGTGGCTGAGCTTGGGTGAGCCCCTGACACCTGAGTgacccccccaggacccccctcGAGCacctgagtgtccctgctgaCACCTGAatgacacctgtgacacctcTGGGCACCTGAGGGACACCCTTGAACACCTCAGTGCCAACACCTGAGTGACCTCCTGAGCTCCTGACTGACCCTGAACCCCTCTCCCACAAGCCCCTGAGTGACCCCCCCTGGACACCTgagcccccccaaacccaggTGTGTCCCCTTGGGCTGATCAATGTCCCCCCCCTTGCCCAGAGCGCCGTGTGATGGACACCGAGGAGCAGCTGGGCCCAgagggagctgtgctctggtgagtgcccagctctggccccgCCCCCTCAAAGGTGACCCCGCCCACTTGGGGCCTGTCCCCACCCCCCAATCCCCATTCTTGCAGGCGAttggtgcagcaggagcaggagtgggCGGAGCGACAGCTGGAGGTGGAGTTGGGTcggcagcagctgagcctgcaACGCCGTGACAGGTGTgtgacacctgggacaggtgtgTGACCCCCAAGGATGGGTGTGTGACCCCCTCAGGACAGAGGTGTGATTCCTGGGGACAGGTGTGGGACAGGTGTGTAGGACAGGTGTGGCCCTGTCACCTGGGGCCTGCCCACGTCTGGCCCCACCCCTTCTCTGGCCCCGCCCCCAGgttggcagaggagctgcagcagctgcagcactcccAGGAGGCTCGCCCAGAGTGACAGGGGACGAGATGGACACACCCCGTGGGATACCTGTGGCACCTGTGTGACACCTCCGTGTGGCACCTGCGGGCCACCTGCGTCCTGCCATGTTCTCATGACCCCCATTCCCTGTTGTCCTCCCCACCATATCCCCCGTCTCCCCCCAGGTCCCCatgtgtcccccatgtccccccactGTCCTCCATGTCCCCTCatatccccaatgtcccccatgtcccctcacaTCCCgatgtcccccatgtccccaataAACGTTCTGCCACAACTGCTGTCTCTCAGGCGTCTCTTTGCGACCGCGGGTGACATTTCCCCCACACATGGCGGCCCCTCATGGCCGCCGCCATTGCTCTCCTGGCAGCCGCCATGCTGTGGGCGGGCGCGTCCCTAACAGGAAGCGGAAGTTGGCCACGCCTCCGCTTCCGGCCGCGGTTGGGCCTAGCCGGGAGCGTCCCTCGGAGGCGGCGGCAGCGATGGTGGGAGGGGGGAACCAGGGGTGTGTGGGGGCCTCAGGGGGGCTGCGGTGTCTGGGGGACCCCCCCAGGCCCTGACACCCCCCGCCGTTACCCCCTCAGGACAGCGAATTCTCGGACGCGGAGGCGGCCCCGGGCGGGGAGGAGAACGCGCCGGTTTATTGCGTGTGCCGCAAGCCGGACATCAACTGCTTCATGATGtgaggaggggtctggggggtccGTAACTACTTCAGGATATGAGGAGAACGGGGAGGAGTGGGGTCTGCAGATGTTTCAGGATGTGAGGGGAGGTTGTCGGGGGTCTCCAAGTGCTTCAGGATGTGAAGGGCGGTCTGGGGGGGTCCACAGGTGCTTCATGATGTGAGGGGAACGGAGGGGAGTGGGGTTTGCAGGTGCTTCATGATGtgaggaggggtctgggggggtccCCAACTGCTTCATGATGtgaggaggggtctgggggagTCCCCAACTGCTTCAAGGATGTGAGGGGCGGTCTCGGGGGTCTCCAAGTGCTTCAGGATATGAGGGAGGGTCTGGGGGGTCCTCAACTGCTTCAGGATGTGAAGGGCGGTCTGGGGGGGTCCCCAACTGCTTCATGTTGTGAGGGGGGGATCTGGGGGCTCCGTAACTACTTCAGGATATGAGGAGAACGGGGAGGAGTGGGGTCCTCAACTGCTTCAGGATGTGAGGGATGGTCTGAGGGGTCCTCAACTGCTTCATGATGTgagggggggtctggggggtccGTAACTACTTCAGGATATGAGGAGAACGGGGAGGAGTGGGGTCTGCAGGTGCTTCAGGATGTGAGGGGCGGTCTCGGGGGTCCCCAAGTGCTTCAGGATGTGAGGGGGGGGGGTCTGGGGAGTGCCCAGCTTCTTCAGGATGTGAGGAGGGGTCTCGAGGGTCCCCAGCTGCTTCAGGATATTTGGGGGAATGGGGGGAGCAGGGTCCCCAAGTGCTTCAGGATGTGGGAGAGGGTCTGGGGGGGTTGCAGCAAATCTGAGGGGGCAGCAGtggggggggacacagggctgaGGGTCCCAGGTGCCtctcagggtgggatttggggggtcctggCTTGTCTTGGCCCCGGGGGGTGTTGGAGGGGATCCCTTGAAGCGGGGAGGGGTTCAGGGTCCCCCCGGGGGGGTCTTTGGGGGTGCCCAGCTGAGGGTCTCGGTGTCACCCCCGTCCCACAGCGGCTGCGACAACTGCAACGAGTGGTTCCATGGGGACTGCATCAACATCACCGAGCGCATGGCCAAGGCCATCCGCGAGTGGTACTGCCGGCAGTGCCGCggtgagaggggctgggggctctgggagggctctggggggctctgggagagctttggggggctctgggagggctttgggggggctctgcaggggctcGAGGGGGCCACCCAGGAGTGGCAGTGCCGCggtgagaggggctgggtgctgggggagagcttggggggctctgggagggctttggggggctctgggagggctTTGGGGGGCAATTCAGGAGTGGCAGTGCCACggtgagaggggctgggggctgggggccATCCAGGAGTGTTGGGCTGCAGtgagaggggcaggggctgaTTTGAGGGGTTCCAGGGACACCCGGCGGGGCTCTATGTGGTTTTGTGGGGGGGAttgggtggtttttggggtgcctGACCCTGTTTTTGGGGTGCCTGACCCCAGATCAAGTGCTCAGCCCTGCATGTGCAGTGAATGTAAGGCAGGGGTGTCcctggtgggatttggggtgctcctgggctcctggtgggatttgggatgccCGACCCCGTTTTTGGGGTGCCTGACCCTGTTTTTGGGGTTTCCCCGGCGGTGGACCCCCCTGACCCCTCTGTGACCCCCCCTCAGAGAAGGACCCATCCCTGGAGATCCGGTACCGGCACAAGAAGTGGCGCGAGAAGGAGCACGAGGGGGCcaaggggcaggagctggagcagggccgggCTGCCAAGGTGGGCTCTGGGGGGGTCACGGGGTGGGGACCCCACAAAGGGGGACACCCCAATTCTggggggaggctgggaggtgccTGAGTGCCCTGGGATGAGGATTTGGGGGGCACCAGGGGGCTTGGGGGTGCTTTGGGGGAGATTCGGGGATCTGATCCTTTCTGGGTGCCTGGGACCCCTGCCcgggttgggttttggggtgtccctgggtgtgtttaggGGTGCCTGACCCCATTTTCAGGGTGCCTGATCCCATTTTCGGGGTTCCTGACCCCGTTTTTGGGGTGCCTGACCCCATTTTCAGGGTGCCTGATCCCATTTTCGGGGTTCCTGACCCCGTTTTCGGGGTTCCCAACCCCAAATCAAGCGCTCGGCCCGCGTGTGCAGCGAGTGTGAGgcaggggtgtcccaggtggGGATTTGGGCTGCCTGaccccatttttggggtgccTGACCCGATTTTTGGTGTACCTGACCCCATTTTCGGGGTGCCTGACCCCGTTTTTGGGGTGCCTGACCCCGTTTTCGGGGTTCCCGACCCCAGATCAAGCGCTCGGCCCGCATGTGTGGCGAGTGCGAGGCAGGGGTGTCCCtggtggggatttggggtgcctGACCCCATTTTTGGTGTACCTGACCCCGTTTTTGGGGTGCCTGACCCCGTTTTCGGGGTTCCCGACCCCAGATCAAGCGCTCGGCCCGCATGTGTGGCGAGTGCGAGGCGTGCCGGCGCCCCGAGGACTGCGGGCAGTGCGACTTCTGCCGGGACATGAAGAAATTCGGGGGCCCCAACAAGATCCGCCAGAAGTGCCGGCTGCGGCAGTGCCAGCTGCGGGCGCGGGTGAGCGGGCGCCTGGCGTGTCCCCAACGTGTCCCCAGCGTGTCCCCAGCGTGTCCTTGGTGTGTCTTTAGGGCGTCCCCCGCATGTGCTCGGCGTGGCCACGGCGCCcgccagggctgggggtgttgAGGTGGCCTCAGTGTGTCCCCAGCGTGGCTCTTTGTCACTGTGTCCCTGTCAAGTGGCTCTGTCACCACCTCGTGTCCCTTTGtcaccctgccctgtgtcccttgTTAGCGTTTCGTCTTGTGCTGCGTTCctttgtccccatgtccctgtcctgtgtcccttGGTCACCGTGTCTCGTGTTGTGACACATCCTTTGTCACCGTCCCGCCGCGTCCTTGTGTCTCTTTGTCACCTCGTGCCACGTCCCTGATGTGTCACGCTCCTGACgcgtccctgtgtccccagcaagCTGCtgcgtgtccctgtgtcaccctgaggtgtccccaaggtgtcctgtgtccccaaggtgtTCTGTGTCCCCCGCTGTCCCATGTCCGTGTGTTCCCGTgtcccgtgtccgtgtgtcaCTGTCTCACAGTGTCCCCAACATGTCCCCAATGTCTCTtgtgtcccatgtccctgtgtcaccctgtcTCGCTATGTCCTCACGTCCCGTGTCTGTGTGTCACTCTGTCAGCatgtccccagtctgtccccaACATCTCTTGTGTCCCCAAGCGTCCCGTGTCCCGTGTCcttgtgtccctgtgtcaccctaTCCTGTATCCCTGACATGTCTCCAAGATGTCTCGTGTCCCTGTCTcatgtccatccctgtgtcaccctgtcccatgtccctgtgccactgtgtccccatgtccctgcgTTACTGtatcctgtgtccctgtgtcaccctgtcccatgtccctgtgtccctgtgtctgtgtcacCCTGTCCTGTATCCCTGACATGTCTCCAAGATGTCTTGTGTCCCTAACTGTCCCATGTGTCaccctgtcccgtgtccctgtgtccccatgtccctgcgTTACCGTATcctgtgttcctgtgtcaccctgtcccatgtccctgtgccactgtgtccccatgtccctgtgttaCCGtatcctgtgtccctgtgtccccctgtcccgtgtccctgtgtccctgtgtcaccctgtcccatgtccctatgtccccatgtccctgtgtcaccctgtcccgtgtccctgtgtccccatgtccctgcgTTACCGTATcctgtgttcctgtgtcaccctgtcccatgtccctgtgccactgtgtccccatgtccctgtgttaCCGTATCCTGTGTCCCTGTATccccctgtcccgtgtccctgtgtccctgtgtcaccctgtcccatgtccctgtgtcaccctgtcccgtgtccctgtgtccccatgtccctgtgtcaccctgtcccatgtccctgtgtccccatgtccctgtgttaCCGTatcctgtgtccccctgtccccgcatccccgtgtccccacatccctgtgccaccgCCCTGTCCCTGACatgtcccctcggtgtccccacAGGAGTCCTACAAGTACTTCCCCACCTCGGTGAGTCCCTGGGGTACTGgggggggagggcagggggaggggaaaggggggacCCCAGACCGCCCCCCCCCCCGTCCCCATGAGAAGGGAGTGGGGgaggggcaccccaaaaccctcaTTGCCcttggggtggggtgggggggggctCACAGGTACAGGGGGTGGGGGTGTCCAGGAAGGTgctgaccccccccccccaattaGTGcaggggggtcctgggggtgccATAAGGGGGTCCTGGAGGTGTCTGGTGGGTCCCAGGGGGTCCCTGGTGGGTgctgaccccccccccccccccaaactgATGGGGGTGCCATGGgggggtccctggcagtgctgccctcccccccccagctggcacaggagcacaAGGGGGAGCTCAGGGTGGTCCCGGGGGTGCCatgggggggtcctgggggtccctggcagtgctgacccccccctcagctggcacaggagcacaaggggggtcccgggggtgcCATGGagggtcctgggggtccctggcagtgctgtgccccctCAGTTGGCACAGGACCACaaggggggtccctgggggggtcccagggtgcagtggggggtcccaggggtgcCATAGGGGGGTGTCCcgggggggtcccaggggtgccatggggggggtcccgggggtccctggcagtgctgacccccccccccagctgGCCCGGGGGCGTGAgggggacctggagctgctgaaggcgCAGCtgggggggccggggcccccCGAGAGCCTCTCGGATGAGGAGCTGCCCCTCGACCCCCGGCTCTACCAGGAGCTCTGCGCCGGCGCCTTCGACGAGCACGGCCTGGTGAGCCCCCAAAAACTgcccccccgggaccccaaaactgcccccccgggaccccaaaAACTGCACCAGGAGCCCAAAAACGGCCCCcactgggaccccaaaactgcccccactgggaccccaaaactgcccccactgggaccccaaaactgcccccccgggacccccaaaaaatgccccccccgggaccccaaaactgcccccccgggaccccaaaaactgcccccccgggaccccaaaactgcccccccgggacccccaaaaaaCTGCCCCACAGGTCCCCAAAAACTGCCCCCACAGGTCCCCAAAAACTGCCCCCCCAGTATCCCAAAACTGCCCTCCCtggaccccaaaactgcccccacagggaccccaaaaactgCCCCCATTGGGACCCCAAAACGgccccccccgggaccccaaaactgcccccatTGGGACCCCAAAAACTGCCCCCCCCGGGACCCAAAAACTGCACCAGGAGCCCAAAAACGGCCCCCACTGGGACCCCAAAATTACCCCcactgggaccccaaaactgcccccccgggacccccaaaaaaCTGCCCCCACAGGTCCCCAAAAACTACCCCCACAGGTCCCCAAAAACTGCCCCCCCAGTATCCCAAAACTGCCCCCCCtggaccccaaaactgcccccacagggaccccaaaaactgCCCCCACTGGACCCCAAAAGTgcccccccgggaccccaaaAACTGCCCCCATTGGGACCCCAAAACGGcccccccccgggaccccaaaactgcccccatTGGGACCCCAAAAACTGCCCCCCCGGGACCCAAAAACTGCAccaggaccccaaaactgccccacaGGACCCCAAAAACTACCCCCCGGGACCCCAAAAACTGCACCAGGAGCCCAAAAACGGCCCCcactgggaccccaaaactgcctcCCCAGTATCCCAAAACTGCCCCCCCGGGACCCAAAAACTgcccccccgggaccccaaaactgcccccatTGGGACCCCAAAAACGGCCCCCACAGGGACCCAAAAACTGCAccaggaccccaaaactgccccccagcaccccaaaactgccctcCAGGCACCCCAAATACCTCCTCGGGCCCCCAGAACTgccccctgggcaccccaaatccccccccaaaTACCACAGGAGCAGATTTGAGGGAGGATTTTGCACGTCAGGGCCTGGTTTAGTTTGTTTAGGCCTGGTTTAGGCTGCTTAGGCCTGGTTTAGGCTGTTCAGAGGTGGTTTTGTGTGTCAAGGTGAGCTTCAGGTGTGTCAGGGagtgtccccaaatgtccccagcGTGTCCTGGCACATCAGGACACGTCCCCGTGGCACTCTGAGGCGTGTCCCTGCATGTCCCCAGCGTGTCCTGACACATCAGGACATGTCCCCATGGCACTCTGAGGCGTGTCAGgcgtgtccctgtgtgtccccagcgtGTCCTGGCGCATCAGGACATGTCCCCATGGCACTCTGAGgcgtgtccctgtgtgtccccagcgtGTCCTTGCACGTCCCCACATGCCCGAGGCACCTCAGGCCACGTTGTCCCCTCGTGTCCCTTCACGGGCCACGCTCTGAGGCGCATCGGGGACGTCACCCCCACACGTCCCCGTGTGTCCCCCACgtgtccccatgtgtccctggtcctgccagccctggctcagcgACGCCGAGGACGCGCCGTTCCTGGACCCTGTCCTGCGCAAACGCGCCGTGAAGGTCAAACACGTCAAACGCCGCGAGAAGAAGTCGGACAAGAAGGTGAGAGCTTATTGGGAGCTACTGGGAGGGCCACTGGGAGCTTACTGGGGGTTACTGGGAGGTTCCATGGGCTACTGGGAGGGCTCCGGGTGGTTGCTGGGTTACGGGCAGTGGTTACTGGGTGGTGACAGGTGGTTACTGGTGCTCACTGGTGTGGAAGGAGGAGCGGTGGAatgagcactgggagctgctgggaggtaCTGGGAGGGTTCTGGGTGCTAACTGGTGCTAACTGGTGTTAACTGGTGTTAACTGGTGCTAACTGGTGCTAACTGGTGCAGAAGTAGGAGCGCTACAAAGGGCGTCAGCAGTGGGCACAGTACCTGGAGGGCTCTGGTGGTTACTGGGCTATGAGTGCTGGTTACCGGGTGGTGACTGGGTGGTTACTGGTGCTAACTGGTGCAGAAGGATGAGCACTACAAGTGGCATTGGCAGCGCTGGGCTATGAGAGGTGGTTACTGGGAGGTTACTGGGTGATTACTGGGAGGTTACTGGGTGGTTACTGGGAGGTTACTGGGTGGTTACTGGTTCTAACTGGGGGTTACTGGTGCAGAAGGAGGAGCGCTACAAGCGGCACCGGCAGCGGGCGCGGCACTGGGAGGGCTCTGGTGGTTACTGGGCTATGAGTGGTGATTACTGGGAGGTTACTGGGTGGTGCCTAGAAGGTTACTGGGTGGTTACTGGTTCTAACTGGGGGTTACTGGTGCAGAAGGAGGAGCGCTACAAGCGGCACCGGCAGCGGGCGCGGCACTGGGAGGGCTCTGGTGGTTACTGGGCTATGAGTGGTGATTACTGGGAGGTTTCTGGGTGATTACTGGGATGTTACTGGGCAGTGACGAGGATGTTACCGTGTGGTTACTGGTTCTAACTGGGGGTTACTGGTGCAGAAGGAGGAGCGCCAAAAGCGGAACCAGCAGCGGGCACAGCACTGGAGGGGCTCTGGTGGTTACTGGGCTATGAGTGGTGATTACTGGGATGTTACTGGGTGGTGACGAGGATGTTACCGTGCGGTTACTGGTTCTAACTGGGGGTTACTGGTGCAGAAGGAGGAGCGCTACAAGCGGCACCGGCAGCGGGCGCGGCACCGCGAGCGCCGCGGGCACCCCGAGCGCGCCGACGCCCGCGACCCCGCGGGGCTGGGCCAGTGCCTGGGCCCCGGCTGCACCCGCCCCGCGCGCCCGCCCTCCAAGTACTGCAGCGAGGCCTGCGGCATCAAACTGGCTGCCAAGTGAGTACCCaccagtacggaccagtataaaccagtacgGGACAGGACAGGCTGGTATGGACCGGTATAAACTGGTACAGAATGGTGCTGACCGGTACAGACCGGTACAGAATGGTACAGGCGGTATAGACCAGTATAAACCGGTACAGATTAGTAATGACGTagaccagtataaaccagtacagACCAGCAGTGGATCCCAGGGATCCTGAAGCCCCCATTAACCctttcccccccaaatcccagccgGATCTACGAGATCCTGCCGCAGCGGATCCAGCAGTGGATCCCAGTCCCCATTAACCctttcccccccaaatcccagccgGATCTACGAGATCCTGCCGCAGCGG
Coding sequences within:
- the LOC118700945 gene encoding synaptonemal complex central element protein 1-like, which encodes MYPYVPTVSLQAAVMDPDPRSEGFYGQDPPRPPCVPVSPRPRDKVVSSVSKRGSGPVSCPVPPSGPSGGTPQLEVLLRQVHSLKKVREATTEELVKAQDCSEELRQELEQLQQQKQALERTWQQVQESLRRAQLQGKEVEAKGQRHCGLCLEQQQDLEGTKQQWEQLKNLRREQRWQHCQQLEAIMEELKHLHVTHAPAHLKAELVKLEKMKEKWLSLERRVMDTEEQLGPEGAVLWRLVQQEQEWAERQLEVELGRQQLSLQRRDRLAEELQQLQHSQEARPE
- the CXXC1 gene encoding CXXC-type zinc finger protein 1, with product MDSEFSDAEAAPGGEENAPVYCVCRKPDINCFMIGCDNCNEWFHGDCINITERMAKAIREWYCRQCREKDPSLEIRYRHKKWREKEHEGAKGQELEQGRAAKIKRSARMCGECEACRRPEDCGQCDFCRDMKKFGGPNKIRQKCRLRQCQLRARESYKYFPTSLARGREGDLELLKAQLGGPGPPESLSDEELPLDPRLYQELCAGAFDEHGLPWLSDAEDAPFLDPVLRKRAVKVKHVKRREKKSDKKKEERYKRHRQRARHRERRGHPERADARDPAGLGQCLGPGCTRPARPPSKYCSEACGIKLAANRIYEILPQRIQQWQQSPCVAEEHGKRLLERIRREQHQARLRLQEMERRFHELEGLIARAKGHPPREDEESTEGDSEDTDLQIFCVSCGHPINPKVALRHMERCYAKYESQTSFGSMYPTRIEGATRLFCDVYNPQSKTYCKRLQVLCPEHSRDPKVPADEVCGCPLVRDVFELTGDFCRVPKRKCHRHYCWEKLRRAEVDLERVRVWYKLDELFEQERNVRAAMTNRAGLLALMLHQTIQHDPLTTDLRSDR